The following is a genomic window from Deinococcus sp. LM3.
GGGCGGATACTGACCCGTGCCCGTCAGCACTCTTGGGTAGTGCAATGGACTGAAGAGGAGAGGGCGCCCTTACACTCCGCCTTTGTGAATGCCTCTCTCATCTACTATACCGTCTGGACGGTACACTGACTTATGACCAAGTCGATTCCACCACCAACCAACCGGGCGGGCGATACCCGCGCCCTGCTCCTCTCCGCCGCCACCGTGATCATCCACCGCGACGGCGTCAACCACCTCACCCTTGACGCCGTCGCACGCGAAGCCGGCGTCAGCAAAGGCGGACTGCTCTACCACTACCCCAGCAAGCACCACCTGATCGTCGGCCTGCTCCAAGCCTACCTCGACGATTTCGAACACCGCATCGCGCAGCACACGGCACGCGGCGCCTCCTACCCCCGCGCCTTCGTGCAGGCCACCCTCGAGGAGCTCCGGGACGAACGGGTCAAAGCATCGACCGCCGCACTCCTGGCCATCGTCACCCACGAACCGGAGTTGTTGACCCGCTTCCGTCACGCGGCCGACGGGTGGCAGACGCAACTGGAGCAGAGTGGACTCGACCCCGCGCGCGCCACCGTAGCCCGGCTCGCCGTGGAAGGCCTGTACTTCGCCGAACTGATGGGCGCCGCCGTTCCACAGGGTGCGCTGCGAATCCAGATCGAGCAGGTACTGCTCGATCTCACGTCGGATGTGACCTGAGAGGAGGCTCTATGGAATGGTTCTTTCTGATCGGCGCCGGACTGGCGGAAGTCGGGTTCACGACCTCAATGAAGTTGTCGCAGGGCTTCAAGAAACTGTGGCCGTCACTGGCATTCTTCGCACTGGCACCACTGAGCTTCTGGCTGCTGACCAGCGCCATGACGGTCATCCCCCTGGGGACCGCCTACGCCGTCTGGACCGGCATCGGCGCCGTGGGCACCGCACTCGTCGGCATCCTGTTCTTCCGCGAGTCGGCCAATCCGCTGCGACTGGGCCTGCTGGCCCTGCTGGTCGCGACCATCGTCGGATTGAAATTCGTGTCTTGACCCGCCGCTCGTCGAAGCGGCTCCGGAGGTCGGTATGGGCTGGATCTATGTATTTCTGGCAGGGCTGTTCGAGATCGGATTCACGATCAGCTTGAAGCTGTCTCAGAACTTCTCCGTGTTGCTGCCGTCACTGACGTTCGTGGTCTGCGCCGCCGCGAGTTTCGGGCTGTTGACTCAGGCGATCAAATCCATTCCGCTGGGCACCGCCTACGCGATCTGGACGGGCATCGGCGCGTTCGGCACCGCACTGGCCGGCATCGCGCTGTTCGGCGAGAGTGCCAGCGCCCTGCGCTTAGGCCTGCTCGCGGTCCTGGTGGGTACGATCGTGGCTCTCAAATTCGCTTCGCCCGAGAAAACCCAGGCGAACCCGGAGGGCTGACGGCCCCGTTCCAGTCGACCTCAGCGGACGGACGCTCCATGACGTTCTGCGCGGATGGATTGTGACTCGGCAGAACGACAGACAGGCGGGATGGACGTTCGATTGGGAGATACCCCGACCATCACGCGCTGGATTTCAGCTGGTCGTAGCGGCTCATGAGCTTGAAGGCCTTGAGCTCCTGACCGTTGCTCAGGTGGTACAGGATCACGCTGCTGTTGCGGGTGGGGGTCTGGCTGGTCCGGGCGACGGTGATCACTTCACCGCCGCTGCGGGCCTGCCAGCGTGTGCCCACGCCGTAGCTTTCGGTCGGGGCCACGGATGTGGTTCTCAAATTCGCCTCGCCCGCGCAGCCCCACGAGGCCTGACCGCCACCCTGGACTCGATCAGGCCCGAACACCTGGCATGTCAGGCGTCCAATCGCGGAGGGAGGCGATTCCACCAGTCTGGATGTCTCTCCCAAGCAGTCATATACATTCCAATAAAGTAACGGTGTCCATAACGGCCACTTCAGGCCCCGACACTCAGAAGAACTCGACCTCACTGGCCACATCGTTGTCCTGCACGGCCACATACCGGCGGGTCGTGTCCACCGACGCATGCCCCAGGAACAACCCCACCCGCGTGAAATCCCGCGTCGCCTGATACAACCGCGTGCCCGAATGTTTCCTGGCCGCGTGAAAGCCCCGCCACGCCTCACCAAGTCCGGCCGCACGGAACGCCTTGCGCATCCGGTACGTGGCCTGCGCGTACTTCCAGTCGAACAGCCGGCCGTCCGCGTCCAGCGGCGGCGCGGCGTTCAGAGCCTCCCGCACGCGGCGGCCCAGTGGCACGCGCCGCACCCGGCCCCCCTTCCCCCGCACGGTCAGGGACGCGCCGTGCACGTCGGCGGTCGTCAGCGCCAGCGCCTCGCTGACGCGCAGGCCCGCGTGCGCGCACAGCAGCATCAGGGCCGCGAGGCGCGCGTCACAGTGCGGGAGAACCTGATCGACCTCATGCAGGTACGGGGGGTTCTTCACGATGCCGGGCGTGGGATCCGGCGCGACGTGCGCGTCCTGGAACGGGTGGGCGTCGGTCGCGCCGGCCCAGCTGAGCGCGCGGTACAGGGCGCGCGCCCCGGCCACGTACTGCGCGGCCGTCGCGGCAGACAGCGGCCCGCTGCGGCCCCGGCCCTGGCTGGGACGGGTCTGCAGGTGCGCCACGTACCGGCCGCCATCACGCCGGCCCGGCCGCAGGACGGACACGCCCGTGCGCTCCGCCCAGCGGACGTAATCCTTGACGGCCAGGGCGTACGCTTCCAGGGTGCGGCGGCTGGTGCGCGCACCCTTGCGACTGGCGACCGTCATGTACGCGTGCGTGATCATGGTGAGCATGTCGTCGTCGTAGGTGCTGGCCGCCTCGACCGCCCGGACCCGCAGGGCGCGGTCGTCGAGGCCGCTGATGGTCACGGCGTTGCGCAGCTGGACGAGGGTCATGCAGGCCGCCGGGCTGGGAAACGACCAGAAGTACGCAGGAGGGTCACGTCCGGCAGTGTAGCGGGCAGAATGCTACTTTTTCAAACCAATTGACATTAGTGTGAAAACCTAGATTTAAAAACCGAGGCTCTACGGCCCTCGAATGCCTGCCAAATGGCCTTCCTGGGCCTCCTGCAGACTTCCCGGAAAAGGCCGTCTGAGACGTGATTTGCGGATGCACAGCACCAACACAGAGGTATCTGTGACCAACTGCGCTGCATGAACCCTATCGAGCATTCCAGTGCCCAGGTCGATACGGACGAACTGCTCCCGGTGCTCGCAGAGGCCGAAGGTCTCCTGAACTTCGTGGGTATTCGTCAGGTCCGCCTGATGGCATGGCTCCAGCACTGCGCCCTTTTGGCCAGAACAGCGCCCTGTGGACACTTGGCCGCTGGGCCTGCCGCATCCGTGTCAAATCCACCCTGATCCTCAGCACGCCAGACGGGCAGCGCCCCAACAAGATCAGCGACGTGAGGCTCCAACCGAGGGGCTTCCACCATGTACGTCTGACCGGACGACAATTTGGACCGGTGGACGTCATTCTGGGTCGTCCATCAGACGACCCAGAGCAATGACAGGGGGTGAGTAACGAGCCCACCAGCGTGGAAACCTTTGGCGAGTACAGCGAGCGCTTCCAGATCGAGGAAGGGTTCCTGAATGAGAAGAGCGGCCTGTTCGAGCTGGAAGCGTCCAAACTGCGGGATGCGAACAGCCTGGAACGGCTGGTCATGGTGATCTCGGTGGCAACGTTGCTACTAGTCTCCGAGGGGCTGGACGTGGTGGAACGTGGGGATCGACGACGCGTCGATCCCCACTGGCAGCGCGGACTGAGCGACCTGAAAATCGGGCATGAAGCGATGAGCTACGCGCTGAGTCGACGTCAGAGGTTCTTCAGAACCCTGAAATTGCGGGGCGGCCCGGACCCCGAGCCACCGAAACCCAGAAAGCGTGGCCAGCCGTCCTCGTTAGAGGCACTCAAAAATGGCTGGCACGTCAGTTTTCACTTTATCTCATAAAATCTGTCAGGCGGTCAGAGAGAGGCATACTGGTGCCAAATCTCTAAATAAGCTCTAATGCTGCGATTGCATAGCCGTCTAATTTGTCGTGGAGCAGTCTTATTTTCCATCGCTATTTACTTTTTCCATATAACTATCCCCAAATTCTATTGCATATGTCATCTGACCATCCCTATATGCAGATTTAAATTGAAAATCACTTGAAATAATGCCATTTTTGTCCATTAGATCCAGCTTGCCACTTTTAGGGTTATATTTATATTTTCCCTCAGAGGTACTATTGGGGCCGGAATATGCGTATTCATTATTTTCTTTTACAATCAAGGTGAGGCCTCCATATCTCCAGGAGCCGATAATTTCCTTAGCCGTGGGTAGTGGACTGCCTGCACAACTTGACAAAATAAATATGGGGATTAAGAATCTAGCTGCCATCATTTTCTTTTCGGCTCCGTCCAATAGTAGACTTTGTACATATTACCGTATCCTTCTGGCCCACTTCTATCCTCATCTCTGAGCAGCTTCAGTACCGGACATCTTTGACTTGTCTGTGATTAGCGGGTATCATTTGTAAAGTCGGCACTAAATTTGCCGTCCAAGACGCTAGAAATGACCACCCATTAAAGGCAACTTGCCTTTTTAGCTAAAAACATAAGCGCGCTGGACGCGGTTTTTAGAAACAATAGTCTAGATTACAATCGGTATATTGGGGTACTATTCTTTGGATTTGCCTGAGATATTTTAGCGCTGGGACGTCAAATAGCACTTCTGGCGACTTGTCTAACTCCCCCCGCTAATCACACACTGTCCAGCATACAGGCCCATGTCCGAAAGATCCTCCCCTTCGGGCACCTCAGCAGATATCCTTGTTGATACGGGTAATGAGGTGCGAACTCCGCTCTACTCATGCCCTGTGGCGCAACTATTCGAGCTGCGAGACACTAATCTATGTCCAGCAGTCTGAAAATCCGACAGCCGCGCCGACTGTCCATATCAAACAGCGACCCCCAGACTGGACAGCCATCCGGTCCGGGGAGTCGCGTGGCGGCGGATGGTGCCGGTACGTTCACCGGCCACCTTCGCCCACCTGCACAGTCCTCAGAAGGCGGGAACGACGGCGCCCTTGTAGGTGTTCAGGATGAAGGTGCGGGTGGCGGGGCTCCGCAGGGCCGCCACGAGTTTGAGGTAGTCGGGGTTCTTCAGCGTGGCGGGCTGAACGACCAGGCGGTTGGCGTAGGGACTGCTGGAGCCTTCCAGGGTCAGGGCGTCCCTGAGCGGGTTCAGCCCGGCGTCCAGGGCGTAGTTGGTGTTGATGATGGCGGCGTCCACGTCGGCCAGGACGCGGGGCAGTTGGGCCGCGTCGAGTTCGCGGAACTTGAGGCGTTTGACGTTGCTGGTGATGTCCAGGGTCGTGGCCGCCGTGCCGGCACCGGCCTTGAGGCGGATCAGGCCGGCGCGTTCCAGGAGTTTCAGGGCGCGGCCGCTGTTGCTGGGGTCGTTCGGAATGGCGATGGTCGCGCCGGTCTTCAGGTCACGCAGGGCCTTCACGCGCCGGGAGTACAGGCCCATGGGTTCGACGTGAACGGCCGCGCCGGCCACGAGGCCCAGCGGGCGGTCCTTCTGGAACGCGGTGAGGTAGGGGGTGTGCTGGAAGAAGTTCACGTCGATGCTGCCGTCGGCCAGGGCGACGTTGGGCTGCACGTAGTCGTTGAATTCGCGGATGACCAGCGTGACGCCCTGCTTGGCCAGGATGGGTTTGACGAAGTTCAGGATGTCTGCGTGCGGGACGGGGCTCGCGCCGACTCGCAGGGTGCCGGCGGTGGCGGTCGTGGCGGCGAGCAGGGCGGACAGGATCAGCAGGGTACGCATGGTGGAACTCCTCGTGGGGGTAAAAGGGGGAGGTTTGGGGTGAGGGTCAGGCGGGTCAGAAGGCGGGGATGATGCTGCCGCCGTACTTCTTCAGCAGCCACGCTTTCGCCTCGGGGCTGGTGAGTGCCGCCGCGAGTTTCGCGAGGTCCGGGTTGTTCACCCTGTCGCGGGTGGTGGCCAGCACGTTCACGTACGGGCTGCTGCTTCCCTCGAGGAAGATGGCGTCCCGGTCGGGGTTCAGGCCGATTTCCAGGGCGTAGTTGGTGTTGACGATGGCGGCGTCCACGTCCGCGAGGCTGCGGGGCAGTTGCGCGGCGTCCAGTTCGCGCAACTTGAGGCGTTTGACGTTGCTGGTGATGTCGGTCACGGCGGCGCGGGCGCCCACGCCGGCCTTGAGACGGATCAGTCCGGCACGTTCCAGGAGCAGCAGGGCGCGGGCGCCGTTGCTGGGGTCGTTGGGAATGGCGACGGTGGCGCCCTGGCGCAGGTCGGTGACCTTCGTGACCCGGCGGGAGTACAGGCCCAGGGGGGGCAGGTAGATCCGGCGGACCGGCACGATGTTCAGCGGGCGGTTCTGCTGAAAGGCGTTCAGGTACGGGACGTGCTGGAACAGGTTGGCGTCCAGCGCGCCCTCTCCCAGGGCGACGTTGGGTTGCACGTAGTCGCTGAATTCCCGGATGATCAGCGTGACACCCTGCTTTGCCAGCATGGGTTTGACGAAGGTGAGGAGTTCCCCGGCGGGAACGGGGGTGGCGCCCACGCGGAGGGTGCCGGCGGCGGCGGTGGAGGTGAGCAGCAGGGTACCGAGCAGGCCGGTCAGGGGGGCAGAGAATCGCATGGAGGGACTCCTTGGGGATCTTTTGGTTGGGCTTGTGGTTGGGGGTCGTGTGGGACTGGAGCGGGGTCGGGCGGTCAGCGGTGGTCGCTGCGCGCGGCGGCGCGGTCCCCGGCCCACTGCGTGAGCTGCACGAGGACGAGCAGGGCGGCGACGGTGGCGATCATCACGCCGGTCTCGAAACGCTGGTAGCCGTAGCGGATGGCGAGGTCGCCCAGGCCGCCGCCGCCGATGGCTCCGGCCATGGCGCTGTAGCCGATCAGGCTGACGAGCATGACCGTGAACGCGTGGATCAGCGCGGGGCGCGCCTCGGGCAGCAGGACCTTGAAGACCGTCTGGGCGGTGGTGGCGCCCATGGCGCGCGCGGCGTCCACCACACCGTGCGGGACGTCTTTCAGCGCGCCGTCCACCAGCCGGGCCACGAAGGGAATCGCCGCGACGGTCAGGGGCACGATGGCGGCGGTGGAGCCGATGCTGGTGCCGGTGATCAGGCGCGTGAAGGGAATCAGCAGGACGAGCAGGATGATGAACGGCAGGCTGCGACCCACGTTCACGGCGGCGTCCAGCACGCGGAACAGCGGGCGTTGCGGGTGCAGGCCGCCGGGCCGGGTGAGGGTGAGCAGCACGCCCAGCGCCGTGCCCAGCAGTTGCGCGCACAGCGCCGCCGGGACGACCATCCACAGGGTTTCGAGGGTGCCCTGCCACAGCAGCGGCCACAGCACGTCCCAGGTCATGCGGGCACCGCCCATTCGGGGGACGCGGCGGGCGCGGCGATCCAGACGTCCAGGCCCTGCGGGTGCGGCTCGGCCTGCACGATGCGGGCGCCGGTGCGGGCCAGGGCGGCCAGCGTGTCCGGGTTCAGGTCGGGCAGCGTCACGCGGCGCAGCGTCTCGTCCGGCGCGAGCGGCACGCGGGGACGGTGCGCGTCCAGCAGCGCGCGGGTGGCGGCGTGCCGGGGGGCGCGCAGCACGGTGGCCGTCTCACCGGTCTCGACCAGTTGCCCGCCGTCCAGGACCGCGACGTGGGTCGTGATGGCCCGCACGACTTCCAGCTGGTGCGTGACGATCACCAGGGTGAGGTCCCGCTCGCGTTGCAGGTCCAGCAACAGGCTCAGGATGCCGGCGCTGGTTTCCGGGTCCAGGGCGCTGGTGGCCTCGTCGGCCAGCAGCAGGTCCGGGGCGGTGACCAGGGCGCGCGCGATCCCGACGCGCTGCTTCTGGCCGCCGCTGAGTTGCGCGGGGTAGCGTCCGGCGTACTCGCCCAGCCCGACGAGGTCGAGGTGTTCGCGGGCCAGGGCGTCCCGGCGGGCGCGGGGCACGCCGCGCAGTTCCAGTGGCAGGGTCACGTTGCGCAGCACCGTGCGCTGCGCGAGCAGGTTGAACTGCTGGAAGACCAGTCCGGTGCGGGCCTGGTGGGCGGCGCGGGTGGCGGGGCCGAGCACCTCGCCCCGCACGAGCAGCCTCCCGGCGTCCGGGGTGTCCAGGCCGCTGAGCAGGCGCACCAGGGTGCTCTTGCCGGCGCCGCTGCGGCCGATGACGCCCATGCGGCTGCCGCGCGGGACGCGCAGGGTCAGGTCGTTCAGGGCGGGACGGGGCTGGCCCGCATAGGTCTTGCAGACGTTCTGGAAGTCCAGGACGTCCGGGGTGGATGGGTCAGGCACGGGTGATCTCCGGTGAGGCAGGCGGAAGGAACGGCAGACGTCCCCTTCCTGGGCTGTTCGCTTGGGAAGGGGACGGCAATCGTGCGCTGACCTGCGGTGAGGTACACCCTTCCTTTACCCGTTCTGCGGCCCGGAATCATCGTTGGGGCGCGCAGGGCTGGAAAGCACCCGCCGTAATGAGGGCTGGTTGCTGTGGCGGTCTGCGGTCCAGTGACCTCGCGCCCACTCTGGATAAAGGTGGCTTCCGTGAAGCCGGAGGCGACTCTAGACCAGTGGACCAGTTCTGTCAACTACTGGAAGTCCCGGTCAGGCCCGACAGGCCGGATCGGCCAGCGCCTCTCCCCCACCTCGCCGGGGTCGGCGTTACGGCCGGGCGGTGGACCTCTCTGGACTGTCCAGGACAAGCGTCACATTCGCCCGCCAGACCGTGGACGCCATGAACGGCCGGACGCCCAGCGCCGCGTTGATCTTCAGCATCGGGCCGTTGCTGTCCGCGTTCTGCGTTCGGATCTCGGTGGCGTGCGGATTCAGACGCTGCATCTCGCAGATGTTCGCTGCCTTCAACCATCCGCCCAGCCCGTGCCCCCGGTGTTCCGGCCGCACCCCGGTATTCCCCTGCGCCACAATGCCCCGCTGCGCTGGCCGCCACGACAGGTCCGTCAGGCCCGCCAGCGTTCCGTCCGGCGCGCGAATGACCGCCGTCAGGGTCTGGCGGCCCCCAGCGCGCGCCAGGCGCTCCATGGAGCGCACCTCCTCGGGGGTGGTGCGCTGGTCCTCCACATCCAGCCCGTCACGGGGCGCGCTGTTCATCACGTTCAGCAGCTGCGCGTACGCGTCCAGATCCGCGTCCGGCACACCGTCCGCCCAGACCTCCAGCGTGTACCCGTCGTCCGGTCGGGTCGTCCACGCTTCCAGCAACCCGTCGGGGATGTCCGCGAGCAGCAGGCGGTTGACATGATTGCTCAGACCCGGCTGGAACCCATACCGGCGCGCGAACACCTCGCCGGCCGGAACGCGGTCCGTCGTCTGCGCGATCAGCAACGTCCGCCCGCGCGCCTGCATGCTCTGAGCCGCGAGCCGCAGCAGGTCACCGCCCAGGCCGCGCCGCCGCGCACCAGGAGCGACCAGCAGTTCCAGTTCCGCCAGATGCTGGTTTTCCCCGCTGTTGAACAACTGTGTGCGGGCGTGCGCGACGATCTGCCCGGCCTCCTCCACCGTCCAGAAATCCAGTTCCAGGTGAGGCGGCAGGTGCTGCATCTGCCCCCACACGTTCGCCGGGTCCACGGGCGGATCGTCCGGGTGGGATTCGGCCCGCAAGCGGTTCAGGTGAGCCACCAGTGCCTGCGCGAACTCCTCAGTGAGGGCCGTGTGGTCCCGGTGCTGCGCAGCAGTAACAGTCATTCCCGGCAGCGTACCCGAACAGGCCACCCAGGAGGCAAGCGGAATGGGAGCGGGCGGTATGGGTACGGCACCCCTGTCCCGCGCGAGACGGCCGGCTCCGCTCCTCACACTCGCCTGTAGCGGCACGGTACGGCGGCACCGGGACCGCTACCCTGTACGCATGGCCACCCTCGTGATCGTCGAAAGTCCGGCCAAGGCCCGCAAGATCGCCGGGTACCTCGGGCGCGACTACGTGGTGCGCGCCTCGCTCGGGCATGTGCGCGACCTGCCCGGGTCGAAAGCGGAGATTCCAGAACGGTACCGCGCGGAGCCCTGGGCCAACCTGGGTGTGAATCCCGAGACCTTCGCGCCCATCTACGTCGTGCCGGCCAGCAAGAAAGCCACCGTGAGGGAACTCCAGCAACTCGCTGCAAAGGCCGACCGGGTGCTGTTCGCGTCCGACATGGACCGCGAGGGCGAGGCGATCTCGTACCACCTCAGCCACCTGCTGAAGATCGAGCAGCCCACCCGCATGGTCTTCACCGAGATCACCCAGGAGGCCCTTCAGAACGCGCTGAAGGCCACCCGGCCACTGGACCTGCACCTCGTGGCGGCGCAGGAGGCCCGCCGGGTCATCGACCGGCTGGTGGGGTACGGCGTCAGCCCGCTGCTGTGGGGCAGCGTGGGCGGAAACCTCAGCGCGGGCCGCGTGCAGAGCGCGGCGCTGATGCTGCTGTCTCAGCGGGAGATGGCCCGCATGCGCTTCAAACCCGCGACGTTCTGGTCGATCCGCGCGGACGTCCTGACCCGCCCGAAATTCACGGCGACCGTCACGCACGTCCGCAGCAACGAGCACCCGCAGGGCCTGCCGATCGCGCGGGCAGGCGACTACACCCAGGACGGCGTGCTGAAGGGCGGCGTGAGCGTGCTGGAGATGACGGACGAGCAGGCCCGCGCCCTGAGTGCCTACCTGGACGGGAAGGAGGCGACTGTGGCGCAGGTGGAGCTGACCGAGACCCGCTCGCGGCCCGCGCCGCCGTTCATCACGAGCACCCTGCAGCAGGCAGGCGGGCGGCTGAACCTCAGCGCGAAACAGGTCATGGACACCGCCCAGCGGCTGTACGAGGGCGGGTACATCACGTACATGCGCACCGACTCCCCGGCCCTGTCGGACGAGGCCCTGACCGAGGCGCGCCGGGAAGCCACCCGGCTGTTCGGCCCGGCGGGCGTGCCCGCACAGCCCCGCCAGTACGCGACCCGCAACAGGAACGCCCAGGAGGCCCACGAGGCGATCCGCCCGGCCGGGACGACCTGGCGCGCCCCGGACACCGTGGGACTGGGCGGGAACGAACTGGCGCTGTACACCCTGATCTACCAGCGCACCGTGGCGTCCCAGATGAACGATGCCGTGTTCGATAAGACCGTGGTGACCCTGACCTGCGGCGCAGCCACCCTGAACGCCCAGGGACGGGTGCTGAAGGAGGCGGGCTACCTGCAACTCCTGCAGGACGAGGACGAAGAGAAGGACGATCAGCGCCTCCCGGCCCTCCAGCCGGGACAGCGCCTACCCCTCAAGGCCAGACCTCCGGAGGGGAAGAAGACCTCCGCCCCCACCCGGTACTCCGAGGCCACGCTGGTGCAGGCAATGGAGAAGGCCGGGATCGGGCGGCCGAGCACGTACGCCCAGACGCTCGCCACCCTCCAGACGCGTGAGTACGTCCGCGTGACCGGGCGCCACCTGTCCGTGACGGCCGTGGGGCTGCTGGTGGCGACGTACCTGGCGCGGCAGGTGCCGGAGGTCATGCAGAAGGACTTCACGGCAACCATGGAAGCGGGCCTGGACGACGTGGCCGCCGGGGGAACGACGCGCCTGGCGTACCTGACGCGCTTCTGGACCGAGGGACTGGCCCCGACGATCCGGCGGGCCTCGCGGGACGCGCCGAGCCTGCCGCTCCCGCACCTGGAAAGTACGAGACTGCGCGCCACAGGCAGCGGACCGCACCTGATCCGCGCCGGGCAGAGCGTCCCACTGCCCCCGGAAGTCATTCCGGCGGAGCTGGACGACGCGCAGGCAGACACGATCGTACAGGGCACCTGGAAACCGGCAAAGAAGACCCGGCAGAAACGCGAGCGGAATGCCGTCAGCGCGGCAACCCCGAAGCAGGCCACGAGCGCAACTCCACGAAAGCGCAACCCCAGGCCAGGAAAGACCC
Proteins encoded in this region:
- a CDS encoding TetR family transcriptional regulator, which produces MTKSIPPPTNRAGDTRALLLSAATVIIHRDGVNHLTLDAVAREAGVSKGGLLYHYPSKHHLIVGLLQAYLDDFEHRIAQHTARGASYPRAFVQATLEELRDERVKASTAALLAIVTHEPELLTRFRHAADGWQTQLEQSGLDPARATVARLAVEGLYFAELMGAAVPQGALRIQIEQVLLDLTSDVT
- a CDS encoding multidrug efflux SMR transporter; translation: MEWFFLIGAGLAEVGFTTSMKLSQGFKKLWPSLAFFALAPLSFWLLTSAMTVIPLGTAYAVWTGIGAVGTALVGILFFRESANPLRLGLLALLVATIVGLKFVS
- a CDS encoding multidrug efflux SMR transporter, which gives rise to MGWIYVFLAGLFEIGFTISLKLSQNFSVLLPSLTFVVCAAASFGLLTQAIKSIPLGTAYAIWTGIGAFGTALAGIALFGESASALRLGLLAVLVGTIVALKFASPEKTQANPEG
- a CDS encoding tyrosine-type recombinase/integrase, translating into MTLVQLRNAVTISGLDDRALRVRAVEAASTYDDDMLTMITHAYMTVASRKGARTSRRTLEAYALAVKDYVRWAERTGVSVLRPGRRDGGRYVAHLQTRPSQGRGRSGPLSAATAAQYVAGARALYRALSWAGATDAHPFQDAHVAPDPTPGIVKNPPYLHEVDQVLPHCDARLAALMLLCAHAGLRVSEALALTTADVHGASLTVRGKGGRVRRVPLGRRVREALNAAPPLDADGRLFDWKYAQATYRMRKAFRAAGLGEAWRGFHAARKHSGTRLYQATRDFTRVGLFLGHASVDTTRRYVAVQDNDVASEVEFF
- a CDS encoding MetQ/NlpA family ABC transporter substrate-binding protein, with the protein product MRTLLILSALLAATTATAGTLRVGASPVPHADILNFVKPILAKQGVTLVIREFNDYVQPNVALADGSIDVNFFQHTPYLTAFQKDRPLGLVAGAAVHVEPMGLYSRRVKALRDLKTGATIAIPNDPSNSGRALKLLERAGLIRLKAGAGTAATTLDITSNVKRLKFRELDAAQLPRVLADVDAAIINTNYALDAGLNPLRDALTLEGSSSPYANRLVVQPATLKNPDYLKLVAALRSPATRTFILNTYKGAVVPAF
- a CDS encoding MetQ/NlpA family ABC transporter substrate-binding protein, translated to MRFSAPLTGLLGTLLLTSTAAAGTLRVGATPVPAGELLTFVKPMLAKQGVTLIIREFSDYVQPNVALGEGALDANLFQHVPYLNAFQQNRPLNIVPVRRIYLPPLGLYSRRVTKVTDLRQGATVAIPNDPSNGARALLLLERAGLIRLKAGVGARAAVTDITSNVKRLKLRELDAAQLPRSLADVDAAIVNTNYALEIGLNPDRDAIFLEGSSSPYVNVLATTRDRVNNPDLAKLAAALTSPEAKAWLLKKYGGSIIPAF
- a CDS encoding methionine ABC transporter permease; this translates as MTWDVLWPLLWQGTLETLWMVVPAALCAQLLGTALGVLLTLTRPGGLHPQRPLFRVLDAAVNVGRSLPFIILLVLLIPFTRLITGTSIGSTAAIVPLTVAAIPFVARLVDGALKDVPHGVVDAARAMGATTAQTVFKVLLPEARPALIHAFTVMLVSLIGYSAMAGAIGGGGLGDLAIRYGYQRFETGVMIATVAALLVLVQLTQWAGDRAAARSDHR
- a CDS encoding ATP-binding cassette domain-containing protein, translated to MPDPSTPDVLDFQNVCKTYAGQPRPALNDLTLRVPRGSRMGVIGRSGAGKSTLVRLLSGLDTPDAGRLLVRGEVLGPATRAAHQARTGLVFQQFNLLAQRTVLRNVTLPLELRGVPRARRDALAREHLDLVGLGEYAGRYPAQLSGGQKQRVGIARALVTAPDLLLADEATSALDPETSAGILSLLLDLQRERDLTLVIVTHQLEVVRAITTHVAVLDGGQLVETGETATVLRAPRHAATRALLDAHRPRVPLAPDETLRRVTLPDLNPDTLAALARTGARIVQAEPHPQGLDVWIAAPAASPEWAVPA
- a CDS encoding GNAT family N-acetyltransferase, with translation MTVTAAQHRDHTALTEEFAQALVAHLNRLRAESHPDDPPVDPANVWGQMQHLPPHLELDFWTVEEAGQIVAHARTQLFNSGENQHLAELELLVAPGARRRGLGGDLLRLAAQSMQARGRTLLIAQTTDRVPAGEVFARRYGFQPGLSNHVNRLLLADIPDGLLEAWTTRPDDGYTLEVWADGVPDADLDAYAQLLNVMNSAPRDGLDVEDQRTTPEEVRSMERLARAGGRQTLTAVIRAPDGTLAGLTDLSWRPAQRGIVAQGNTGVRPEHRGHGLGGWLKAANICEMQRLNPHATEIRTQNADSNGPMLKINAALGVRPFMASTVWRANVTLVLDSPERSTARP
- the topA gene encoding type I DNA topoisomerase, which produces MATLVIVESPAKARKIAGYLGRDYVVRASLGHVRDLPGSKAEIPERYRAEPWANLGVNPETFAPIYVVPASKKATVRELQQLAAKADRVLFASDMDREGEAISYHLSHLLKIEQPTRMVFTEITQEALQNALKATRPLDLHLVAAQEARRVIDRLVGYGVSPLLWGSVGGNLSAGRVQSAALMLLSQREMARMRFKPATFWSIRADVLTRPKFTATVTHVRSNEHPQGLPIARAGDYTQDGVLKGGVSVLEMTDEQARALSAYLDGKEATVAQVELTETRSRPAPPFITSTLQQAGGRLNLSAKQVMDTAQRLYEGGYITYMRTDSPALSDEALTEARREATRLFGPAGVPAQPRQYATRNRNAQEAHEAIRPAGTTWRAPDTVGLGGNELALYTLIYQRTVASQMNDAVFDKTVVTLTCGAATLNAQGRVLKEAGYLQLLQDEDEEKDDQRLPALQPGQRLPLKARPPEGKKTSAPTRYSEATLVQAMEKAGIGRPSTYAQTLATLQTREYVRVTGRHLSVTAVGLLVATYLARQVPEVMQKDFTATMEAGLDDVAAGGTTRLAYLTRFWTEGLAPTIRRASRDAPSLPLPHLESTRLRATGSGPHLIRAGQSVPLPPEVIPAELDDAQADTIVQGTWKPAKKTRQKRERNAVSAATPKQATSATPRKRNPRPGKTRREPADS